Proteins from a genomic interval of Nostoc sp. TCL240-02:
- a CDS encoding TIR domain-containing protein, translated as MFKVFISHTHSDRPLADALRNFLEETFTEHIRVYYSSAKDVKAGIQPGAEWLQWIHQNLRECNLCLVLLSQRSLLKPWLIWESGAVLGMNLTTSSSIRIVPILFGINANQIPSPLKACRLQVMNGSCEEELNKLYTIIFDDIKNNVSSSYLNEVVVKKPQASQTYLSRIEAHLSSENPKLSISELIRFLEPLPDLSRLIKCLETLPNLRDINPHLLSQLLIKLAEVGGGQYNILGVANVYRHDSEVIKCLKAGDTYRATHPFIANPEAMDQRILNRNAFQNYIKIQIEAANRGVKVTRIYIVPDHYNLDNLQDIQRKHLESLLDSQIEIKLISEQNIDLPDGISYDCVLINTYCIGTGVPPKGVMFGSKYQIHPPSQPSELYLKHDKFFNELYSQSVSLEQCLQSKITTMIPPLSNNKIKDIKNYQEQRELAQMPAFVTKTNANINGSKVQRLMIVLRTNGCSYDKGKKGCTMCDFRKHAIDIPVEAKWMMSQFKSALAKVQTAKEQIEQIDLLTLGSFLYDGEISPEFRHTVMKYISQIPEVKKVVIESRATYVNLERLEFIKQCLRKDQILELGIGVETSNEYLRQEILRKGMPWSILERAIESCKNADVHFQAYLLIGTQRLSEIEAIEDAVRSAEDVVDLCLKYSVPFKIAFEPVFITKGTPLEELYIKKEYKLINLWSVVEVLRRTHHLGTIFVGMSDEGLSDGRIPEGCPLCTQKLRDAIEEFNGSQDIKIFDSIICNQCNPG; from the coding sequence ATGTTTAAAGTTTTCATTAGTCATACTCACTCCGATAGACCATTAGCTGATGCCCTAAGAAATTTTTTAGAAGAAACATTTACTGAGCATATCCGTGTTTATTATTCTTCAGCTAAAGATGTTAAAGCTGGCATCCAACCTGGTGCAGAGTGGCTTCAATGGATTCATCAGAATCTTAGAGAGTGTAACCTCTGCTTAGTGCTACTCAGTCAGAGATCGCTATTGAAACCTTGGCTAATTTGGGAATCAGGAGCAGTATTGGGGATGAATCTAACTACTTCATCTTCAATACGCATTGTACCCATCTTATTTGGCATTAATGCCAACCAAATTCCTTCTCCTCTAAAAGCTTGCAGACTTCAAGTGATGAATGGGAGCTGTGAGGAAGAACTAAATAAACTATATACCATTATTTTTGATGACATCAAAAATAATGTAAGCTCTTCGTATTTAAACGAAGTAGTAGTTAAAAAACCTCAGGCAAGCCAAACTTATCTGAGTCGGATTGAAGCACATTTATCTAGTGAAAACCCCAAATTGTCTATTTCTGAACTGATCCGGTTCCTGGAACCATTACCAGATTTATCTAGGCTGATTAAGTGCCTTGAAACATTACCAAACTTAAGGGATATAAATCCACATTTGCTATCTCAGCTTTTAATAAAATTAGCTGAAGTCGGTGGTGGACAATATAATATTCTCGGTGTTGCAAATGTATATCGTCACGACTCAGAAGTAATCAAATGTCTTAAAGCTGGGGATACCTATCGAGCAACCCATCCTTTCATTGCCAATCCAGAAGCAATGGATCAAAGAATCCTTAATCGTAATGCGTTTCAAAATTATATTAAAATTCAGATAGAAGCTGCTAATCGAGGAGTAAAAGTTACTAGAATTTATATTGTTCCTGATCATTACAATTTAGACAATCTACAAGATATACAGCGAAAACACCTTGAGTCTTTACTTGACTCTCAAATCGAGATAAAACTGATATCTGAGCAGAACATCGATCTTCCAGATGGGATAAGCTATGACTGTGTTTTGATCAATACCTATTGCATTGGAACTGGTGTGCCACCTAAAGGAGTAATGTTCGGTTCAAAGTATCAAATTCATCCACCATCTCAACCTAGTGAGCTATACCTAAAGCATGATAAATTTTTCAATGAGTTGTATAGCCAATCTGTTTCTCTTGAACAATGCCTTCAATCTAAAATTACTACTATGATTCCGCCTTTATCAAATAACAAAATTAAAGATATAAAAAATTACCAAGAGCAGCGAGAATTAGCACAAATGCCAGCTTTTGTAACGAAAACAAATGCAAATATTAATGGTAGCAAAGTGCAACGCTTAATGATCGTTCTACGTACTAATGGCTGCTCTTATGATAAAGGAAAAAAAGGTTGCACGATGTGTGATTTCAGAAAGCACGCTATTGATATACCAGTCGAAGCAAAGTGGATGATGTCACAATTTAAAAGCGCATTAGCTAAAGTGCAAACCGCCAAAGAGCAGATAGAGCAAATCGATTTACTAACTCTTGGCTCATTTTTATATGACGGAGAAATTTCTCCTGAATTCCGTCATACGGTTATGAAATATATCAGTCAAATACCTGAAGTTAAAAAGGTCGTGATCGAATCTCGAGCAACTTATGTGAATTTAGAACGGTTAGAGTTTATAAAACAGTGCCTAAGAAAAGATCAGATTCTTGAACTTGGAATTGGAGTCGAAACAAGCAATGAGTACTTGAGGCAGGAGATTTTAAGGAAAGGAATGCCGTGGAGTATTCTGGAAAGAGCCATAGAAAGTTGTAAGAATGCAGATGTACACTTTCAGGCATATCTTTTAATTGGAACGCAAAGATTATCTGAAATAGAGGCAATTGAAGATGCAGTAAGAAGTGCAGAGGATGTGGTTGATTTGTGCCTCAAATATTCTGTTCCTTTCAAAATTGCTTTTGAACCAGTTTTTATAACTAAAGGTACACCACTAGAAGAGCTATATATTAAAAAAGAGTACAAACTGATTAACCTGTGGAGTGTTGTTGAAGTGTTACGCCGAACTCATCACTTAGGTACAATCTTTGTGGGGATGAGTGATGAAGGCTTGTCTGACGGACGGATTCCTGAAGGTTGTCCTTTATGTACACAGAAGCTTAGAGATGCAATTGAAGAGTTTAATGGCAGTCAAGATATAAAAATATTCGATAGTATAATTTGCAATCAATGCAATCCCGGGTAG
- a CDS encoding alpha/beta hydrolase has protein sequence MIDHSDRIASRKDGTFQGVGGLNLYYQSWHPEGKVRAILVIVHGLGAHSDHFSNIVQHLIPKKYAVYGLDLRGHGRSQGQRGYINAWSEFREDLGAFLQLIQTHNSGCPIFLLGHSLGGAIILDYILRYPQQASVLQGAIALAPTLGKVGISPIRVLLGKLLSRVWPRFTLNTGIDISAGSRDPQVLAALAQDTLRHTLGTARLATEFFATVDWINAKAGDWQLPLLILHGGADRVALPAGSDIFYQRINCTDKLRIEYPEAYHEIQRDLNYPEVMADLEDWLERHLPPETAQLGRGSAELEFPNS, from the coding sequence ATGATTGACCATAGCGATCGCATCGCGTCTCGTAAAGATGGCACATTCCAAGGTGTTGGAGGACTTAACCTGTATTACCAAAGCTGGCATCCAGAGGGTAAAGTACGGGCAATATTAGTCATTGTGCATGGACTCGGAGCGCACAGCGATCACTTCAGTAATATAGTTCAGCATTTGATACCCAAGAAATATGCTGTCTATGGCTTAGACTTGCGTGGTCATGGACGTTCACAAGGTCAGCGGGGCTATATCAACGCTTGGAGTGAGTTTCGGGAAGATTTGGGAGCCTTTTTACAGTTAATTCAGACTCACAATTCTGGCTGCCCAATTTTTCTTTTGGGTCATAGTTTAGGTGGGGCGATTATCTTAGATTATATTCTGCGCTATCCCCAACAAGCATCAGTTTTGCAAGGTGCGATCGCTCTCGCGCCAACTTTGGGGAAAGTTGGGATTTCACCGATTCGGGTGCTTTTAGGAAAACTGCTCTCACGGGTGTGGCCGCGTTTCACACTGAATACAGGCATTGACATCAGTGCTGGTTCAAGAGATCCGCAAGTTTTAGCTGCATTAGCTCAGGATACACTGCGACATACCCTTGGTACTGCTCGTCTAGCTACAGAATTTTTTGCAACAGTTGATTGGATTAATGCTAAAGCAGGTGATTGGCAATTACCCTTGTTGATTCTTCACGGTGGTGCAGACCGAGTGGCTTTACCTGCGGGAAGTGACATCTTTTACCAACGGATAAACTGCACAGATAAGCTGAGAATTGAGTACCCAGAAGCCTATCACGAAATTCAGCGTGACCTCAATTACCCTGAGGTAATGGCTGATTTGGAAGATTGGTTAGAGCGACATCTACCACCTGAAACAGCGCAGTTAGGAAGGGGAAGCGCTGAGTTAGAGTTTCCTAATTCTTAG
- a CDS encoding SDR family NAD(P)-dependent oxidoreductase: MSFIDEINSVNALIVGASQGIGFGFVKRLLQDEKIAKIFATSRQLELSTDLIALVDEHSERLICLEMDITDELQIVETIQKIHAKVDKLHLVVNCVGLLHEDTLQPEKSLRQINSENLLRYFQINSIGAVLLAKHLLPLFRHGERSVFASISAKLGSIGDNKLGGWYGYRASKAALNMLMRTAAIEYKRSCPKALIVTLHPGTTDTRLSRPFQRNVSAEKLFTVERTVTQLLTVIEQLQEGDSGQFFSWDGSRLPW, translated from the coding sequence ATGTCTTTTATTGATGAAATAAATTCTGTAAATGCATTGATTGTGGGAGCCAGCCAAGGTATTGGTTTTGGTTTTGTAAAAAGATTGCTACAGGATGAGAAAATAGCTAAAATTTTTGCAACTTCTCGTCAGCTAGAATTATCCACCGATTTAATAGCTCTTGTGGACGAACATTCTGAGCGATTAATTTGTTTGGAGATGGATATTACTGACGAGTTGCAGATTGTTGAAACTATTCAAAAAATACATGCCAAAGTTGACAAGCTGCATTTAGTAGTCAACTGCGTAGGACTGTTGCATGAAGATACTTTGCAACCTGAAAAAAGCTTAAGACAGATAAATTCAGAAAACTTGCTGCGCTACTTTCAAATAAATAGTATTGGTGCTGTCTTACTAGCTAAACATCTATTGCCTTTGTTTCGTCATGGAGAACGCAGTGTATTCGCTAGTATTTCTGCTAAATTGGGCAGTATTGGCGATAACAAACTTGGTGGATGGTATGGCTATCGTGCTTCTAAAGCAGCACTCAATATGTTGATGCGGACTGCGGCAATTGAGTATAAAAGAAGTTGCCCGAAAGCATTAATAGTGACATTGCATCCTGGTACAACTGATACGCGCCTTTCCCGTCCTTTCCAGCGAAATGTCTCTGCGGAAAAATTATTCACAGTGGAACGCACTGTTACCCAATTATTGACTGTCATCGAACAACTTCAAGAAGGCGATAGTGGACAGTTTTTCTCGTGGGATGGAAGCAGATTGCCTTGGTAA
- a CDS encoding GNAT family N-acetyltransferase: MYISIRQATIQDTVIVSNVLLEAALWLQGRGIPLWGDSEVSRESISEDVANGLFFIAECAGEPAGTIKFQLEDLLFWPDISQEESAFVHRLAIRRCYSGGKVSSALLTWAVERAQTLGKRYLRLDCDASRPRLRAVYEGFGFRYHSDRQVGAYFVSRYEYEILPQLT, from the coding sequence ATGTACATCTCAATTCGCCAAGCAACCATACAAGATACGGTGATAGTCTCGAATGTATTGTTAGAAGCAGCTTTGTGGCTCCAAGGGCGTGGTATACCTCTGTGGGGTGATAGCGAGGTATCGCGAGAAAGTATCTCTGAAGATGTTGCTAACGGCTTGTTTTTCATTGCCGAGTGTGCTGGTGAACCTGCTGGTACAATAAAGTTTCAGCTTGAGGATTTACTTTTCTGGCCCGATATCTCTCAGGAAGAATCAGCATTTGTACATCGCCTCGCAATTCGACGATGCTACTCTGGTGGTAAAGTCTCTTCAGCACTGCTGACTTGGGCTGTTGAACGCGCACAAACACTTGGGAAACGTTATTTACGTTTAGATTGCGATGCTTCTCGTCCGCGCCTGAGAGCAGTATATGAAGGCTTTGGTTTCCGTTATCATAGCGACAGACAAGTTGGTGCTTATTTTGTCTCTCGCTATGAATATGAAATACTTCCACAATTAACCTAA
- the mnmE gene encoding tRNA uridine-5-carboxymethylaminomethyl(34) synthesis GTPase MnmE: MSEVFATTGTIAAIATAVVPQQGSVGIVRVSGSEAMALAQTLFHAPGQQVWETHRILYGYIRHPQTQQLVDEALLLIMKAPRSYTREDVVEFHCHGGIMAVQQVLQLCLENGARLAQPGEFTLRAFLNGRLDLTQAEGIADLVGAKSPQAAQTALAGLQGKLAHPIRQLRANCLDILAEIEARIDFEEDLPPLDDKAIISEIEKIAAEITRLLATKDKGELLRTGLKVAIVGRPNVGKSSLLNAWSRSDRAIVTDLPGTTRDVVESQLVVEGIPVQVLDTAGIRETTDQVEKIGVERSRRAANAADLVLLTIDASAGWTEGDREIYEQVQHRPLILVINKIDLVEENESKNLQSQIPNLKSKIVTAVAQNQGVDALETAILDIVNAGKFQVADMDLAINQRQAAALIQAKTSLEQVQATIAQQLPLDFWTIDLRGAIQALGEISGEEVTESVLDRIFSKFCIGK, encoded by the coding sequence ATGTCAGAAGTTTTTGCTACTACTGGAACTATCGCTGCGATCGCAACTGCTGTTGTCCCCCAACAGGGTAGTGTTGGTATTGTGCGGGTGTCTGGTTCTGAAGCAATGGCTCTAGCCCAAACTCTTTTTCATGCACCAGGGCAACAAGTTTGGGAAACTCACCGAATTCTCTACGGTTACATTCGTCATCCCCAAACCCAACAACTTGTAGATGAAGCCCTATTGCTGATTATGAAAGCACCCCGCTCTTACACCCGTGAAGATGTGGTGGAATTCCATTGCCACGGGGGAATAATGGCAGTGCAGCAGGTATTACAACTGTGTTTAGAAAATGGTGCAAGACTAGCTCAACCCGGAGAATTTACTCTCCGCGCCTTTTTAAATGGGCGATTGGATTTAACTCAAGCCGAAGGTATTGCTGACTTAGTGGGAGCTAAATCGCCTCAAGCTGCCCAAACGGCCTTAGCTGGTTTACAGGGAAAATTAGCTCATCCGATCCGGCAGTTACGCGCTAACTGTTTAGATATTTTGGCAGAAATCGAAGCTAGAATCGATTTTGAGGAAGACTTACCGCCGTTGGATGATAAAGCAATAATATCAGAAATCGAGAAAATTGCCGCCGAAATAACGAGGTTATTGGCAACCAAAGATAAAGGTGAGTTGTTACGCACAGGTTTAAAAGTGGCAATTGTGGGGCGGCCAAACGTGGGTAAGTCCAGCTTATTGAACGCTTGGAGTCGGAGCGATCGCGCGATCGTCACAGACTTACCCGGTACAACCCGCGATGTGGTTGAATCCCAGCTAGTTGTCGAGGGAATTCCCGTACAAGTGCTAGATACAGCCGGGATTCGGGAAACAACAGATCAAGTGGAAAAAATTGGTGTGGAGCGATCGCGCCGTGCTGCCAATGCAGCTGATTTAGTGCTGTTGACTATCGACGCTTCAGCAGGTTGGACAGAAGGCGATCGAGAAATTTATGAACAGGTACAACACCGTCCATTAATTCTAGTTATTAACAAAATCGATTTAGTAGAAGAAAACGAAAGCAAAAATCTTCAATCCCAAATCCCAAATCTAAAATCTAAAATTGTCACAGCCGTAGCCCAAAATCAAGGTGTTGATGCTTTAGAAACAGCAATTTTAGATATAGTTAACGCCGGAAAATTCCAAGTTGCTGATATGGATTTAGCGATTAACCAAAGGCAAGCAGCAGCTTTAATTCAAGCTAAAACTTCTTTGGAGCAAGTACAAGCAACAATTGCCCAGCAACTCCCCCTTGATTTCTGGACAATTGACTTACGTGGTGCAATCCAAGCATTAGGAGAAATTAGTGGTGAGGAAGTAACAGAATCAGTTTTGGATAGAATTTTTAGTAAATTTTGCATTGGTAAGTGA
- a CDS encoding transposase, translated as MKAYSLDLRQKIVDAYACGDISQRKLAKNFGVTLSFVQNLLKRHRELGMIGPKVRTEQTATKLNAEQLEILRQLVIAQPDATLSELRERLYEKTEVLIGVATVNRMVRWKLHLNLKKKSPPHKKGSDEVQLARFEYWKLLRGIPVEELIFLDESGVNLSFIRKCARALPGLSGLCSKAQPQREKCLGNWCN; from the coding sequence ATGAAAGCCTACTCTCTCGACTTGCGTCAAAAAATAGTTGATGCTTATGCCTGCGGTGACATTTCCCAACGAAAACTGGCTAAAAACTTTGGTGTCACCTTAAGTTTTGTGCAAAATTTACTCAAACGCCATCGAGAATTGGGGATGATAGGCCCCAAGGTGCGGACTGAGCAGACAGCAACAAAGTTGAATGCTGAACAGTTAGAAATCCTGCGCCAACTCGTCATAGCACAGCCCGATGCGACGTTAAGCGAATTGCGGGAACGACTTTACGAGAAAACAGAGGTCTTAATTGGGGTAGCTACGGTGAATCGGATGGTTCGCTGGAAACTTCACCTCAACCTCAAAAAAAAGTCTCCACCTCACAAAAAAGGTAGTGATGAAGTCCAACTAGCCCGATTTGAGTACTGGAAACTCTTGAGGGGGATACCCGTCGAAGAGCTGATTTTCTTAGATGAATCGGGAGTTAATCTGTCCTTCATCCGCAAATGTGCCCGCGCCTTGCCTGGCCTTTCGGGCCTATGCTCAAAAGCCCAACCGCAAAGGGAAAAATGTCTCGGTAATTGGTGCAATTAG
- a CDS encoding transposase translates to MKGLLTQWSGLGSIDALTFDAFIAQKLVPKLWPGAVVIMDNCSIHKSDELEALLIAAGAHLIYLPPYSPDFSPIENCWSKIKNILRRIGARTYPDLLQALDTAFAEVTIENLLGWFTHCCYCTSQD, encoded by the coding sequence TTGAAAGGACTGCTCACCCAATGGAGTGGCTTAGGTTCTATCGATGCTTTGACTTTTGATGCCTTCATCGCCCAAAAGCTCGTACCCAAACTTTGGCCTGGTGCAGTGGTGATCATGGATAACTGCTCAATCCATAAAAGTGATGAACTTGAAGCTTTGCTCATCGCTGCTGGCGCTCATCTCATTTATCTCCCCCCCTATTCTCCCGATTTTTCACCGATTGAGAATTGTTGGTCCAAGATTAAGAACATTCTCCGTCGCATCGGTGCAAGGACATACCCTGATTTACTCCAGGCATTAGATACGGCATTCGCAGAAGTGACAATAGAGAATTTGCTGGGTTGGTTTACTCACTGCTGCTACTGTACCTCACAAGACTGA
- a CDS encoding IS4 family transposase produces the protein MIINSFPKIVKDILKSLPKNDYPVLNSRLFFECWLSYALDNSLTSMRDLFNRLNNNCFEVDISTFSKANLHRSQKPFQEIYQKLNELVQKKVQKKLHNKYAICPIDSTIITLTSKLLWVLGHHQVKLFSSLNLSTGSPEDNFINFGHDHDYKFGSKMMSSLPINAVGVMDRGFAGLKFIQELVQENKYFVLRIKNNWKLEFDGSNGLVKVGASDDAQAYRVINFCDLETKTEFRLVTNLPESGDAAVHDDEIRDIYRLRWGVELLWKFLKMHLKLDKLITKNVNGITIQIYVSLIAYLILQLLSIPEQWGHTLLDKFRYLQSCMCQKISYVHWFEEMMFC, from the coding sequence GTGATTATAAATTCATTTCCCAAAATTGTCAAAGATATACTGAAAAGCCTGCCAAAAAACGATTATCCAGTATTGAACAGTCGTCTGTTTTTTGAGTGCTGGCTATCCTATGCCCTGGATAACAGCTTAACAAGTATGCGAGATTTGTTTAACAGATTAAATAACAATTGTTTTGAGGTAGATATTTCTACTTTCTCTAAAGCAAATTTACATCGAAGCCAAAAACCTTTTCAAGAGATTTACCAAAAATTAAATGAATTAGTACAGAAGAAAGTTCAAAAAAAGTTACACAATAAATATGCAATTTGTCCAATAGATTCAACAATTATTACTCTCACAAGTAAATTGTTATGGGTACTAGGTCATCATCAAGTCAAGCTGTTTAGTTCCTTAAATCTCTCCACAGGAAGCCCAGAAGATAACTTCATCAATTTTGGACATGACCATGATTATAAATTTGGTTCCAAAATGATGTCTAGTCTCCCAATAAATGCTGTTGGAGTAATGGATAGGGGTTTTGCTGGATTAAAATTTATCCAAGAATTAGTACAAGAAAACAAATATTTTGTTTTGCGGATAAAAAACAATTGGAAACTAGAATTTGATGGCTCAAATGGATTGGTCAAAGTTGGTGCATCTGATGATGCTCAAGCTTATAGAGTAATTAATTTCTGTGATTTAGAGACAAAAACCGAGTTTCGCTTAGTGACTAATTTACCAGAGTCGGGAGATGCAGCTGTTCATGATGATGAAATTAGGGATATTTATCGATTACGTTGGGGAGTTGAATTGTTGTGGAAGTTTTTAAAGATGCACTTAAAACTTGACAAACTCATTACCAAAAACGTCAATGGTATTACCATACAAATTTACGTGAGCTTGATAGCCTATCTGATTTTACAGCTTTTATCTATTCCCGAACAATGGGGACATACACTATTAGATAAATTCCGCTATCTTCAATCTTGTATGTGTCAGAAAATCAGCTATGTTCATTGGTTTGAGGAGATGATGTTTTGCTGA
- a CDS encoding mucoidy inhibitor MuiA family protein, with protein MVNPEIPSWRKTVQSEIVAVTVYADRALVTRRGVVDLTGIEQELVITPVPETLETESVRVSGAGTVAVRLMGVSSDRIYTTEPVAERVAHLTRQIEQLDAEKRHLQAQVDALTLQSSFIAGLREKTEEPFAQSLSRKNLSLSETLDFLNFLGSQYSEYAIASGECKTQQQELDKELQVLRASLQKIQTPHPKESLSIVVGVEVTGEGEFELEVSYIVNRASWTPLYDLRFSTTSDLVHLGYLAEITQSSGEDWIGANLTLSTAKPGLGTLPPKLEPWYIDAPRPQMLRQRRFAAQPPLLPSIAEPPSAARTDWQEEDEVSDDVLIQAEPVTAEVSKEGSVVTFKLNGGGNIPSDGAPHKTTIFNDDYPCNFDYVAMPRLVSFAYLQANVKNNPNGATLLPGKANIFRNNVFIGTTQLQNIAPGQEFKLNLGIDEGLKIERELVERLVDKRLISNQRRITYSYRLIITNLFDKEVNLKVTEQLPISRNEQIKVRLSRSNPQIQLGEMGILEWQITLPAQEKREIYYQFNVEHPPELMVVGLDI; from the coding sequence ATGGTTAACCCGGAAATACCATCTTGGCGCAAAACAGTACAAAGCGAGATTGTAGCTGTTACGGTGTATGCTGACAGAGCATTGGTTACACGACGGGGTGTAGTTGATTTAACAGGAATTGAACAGGAATTAGTAATTACACCAGTGCCAGAGACTCTAGAAACCGAGTCTGTCAGAGTTAGTGGTGCAGGCACAGTGGCAGTGCGTTTGATGGGAGTGAGTAGCGATCGCATTTACACCACTGAACCTGTGGCGGAGCGAGTCGCACATTTGACAAGGCAAATTGAGCAGTTAGACGCAGAAAAACGCCATCTACAAGCCCAAGTCGATGCTTTAACATTACAATCTAGTTTTATCGCCGGGTTACGCGAAAAAACCGAAGAACCCTTTGCACAAAGTTTGTCTCGGAAAAATCTCAGCCTGAGCGAAACTTTGGATTTTTTGAACTTTCTCGGAAGCCAGTATAGTGAATATGCGATCGCATCTGGAGAGTGCAAAACCCAACAGCAGGAATTAGACAAAGAACTGCAAGTACTCCGCGCCTCATTGCAAAAAATTCAAACGCCCCATCCCAAAGAGAGTTTGAGCATAGTTGTAGGAGTTGAAGTTACAGGTGAAGGCGAATTTGAATTAGAAGTGTCTTACATCGTAAATCGTGCCAGTTGGACTCCGCTTTATGACTTGCGCTTTAGCACTACCAGCGATCTTGTGCATCTGGGCTACCTTGCAGAAATCACTCAAAGCAGTGGCGAAGATTGGATTGGTGCAAATCTTACCCTTTCTACCGCTAAACCGGGATTAGGTACACTTCCACCTAAACTTGAACCTTGGTATATTGATGCGCCACGTCCACAAATGTTACGACAACGACGATTTGCTGCACAGCCACCATTGCTGCCTAGCATCGCAGAACCGCCTAGTGCTGCCAGAACAGATTGGCAAGAAGAAGACGAAGTTTCAGATGATGTTCTAATTCAAGCAGAACCTGTTACAGCAGAAGTATCCAAAGAAGGGAGTGTAGTTACCTTTAAATTGAATGGTGGCGGTAACATTCCCAGTGATGGCGCACCTCATAAAACTACGATTTTCAATGATGATTATCCTTGTAACTTTGATTATGTGGCAATGCCACGTTTGGTAAGTTTTGCTTATCTGCAAGCAAATGTAAAAAATAATCCCAATGGTGCGACTTTGTTACCAGGGAAAGCGAATATTTTCCGCAACAATGTTTTTATTGGGACAACTCAGTTACAGAATATTGCGCCAGGACAAGAATTCAAACTGAATTTAGGGATTGATGAAGGTTTGAAAATTGAGCGCGAATTAGTTGAACGTCTGGTAGACAAGAGACTAATTAGCAACCAGCGCCGGATTACTTATAGTTATCGATTGATAATTACTAACTTATTCGACAAAGAAGTAAATCTGAAAGTAACTGAACAATTGCCAATTAGTCGCAACGAGCAAATTAAAGTGCGTCTCAGCCGCAGTAATCCACAAATTCAACTGGGTGAAATGGGAATTTTAGAATGGCAGATAACTCTTCCAGCACAAGAAAAAAGGGAGATATATTACCAGTTCAATGTTGAACATCCGCCTGAATTAATGGTAGTTGGATTAGATATTTAA
- a CDS encoding LysR family transcriptional regulator, whose translation MKQATLHQLKVFEAAARHSSFTRAAEELFLTQPTVSMQIKQLTKSVGLPLFEQVGKRLYLTEAGRELFATCRQIFENIAQYEMKVADLKGLKQGQLRLAVITTAKYFIPRLLGPFCELYPGIDISLQVTNHEQILERMSQNLDDLYIMSQVPDNMDVTCEPFLENPLIVFAPINHPLSKEKNIPIQRLSNQPFIMREPGSGTRRAVQSLFEEQGVTVKVKLELGSNEAIKQAIAGGLGISVLSRHTLLSDVSDFSILDVQHFPIQRNWYMVYPAGKQLSIVARAYYDYLLAAARNFVDQNVDTTSNMLEPLNGSNNS comes from the coding sequence TTGAAACAAGCGACGCTGCACCAGTTAAAGGTATTCGAGGCTGCGGCACGGCACAGTAGCTTTACGCGGGCTGCTGAGGAATTGTTTCTCACCCAACCTACCGTTTCTATGCAGATTAAGCAACTCACAAAATCGGTAGGGTTGCCATTATTTGAGCAAGTGGGAAAGCGGTTGTATCTCACCGAGGCAGGACGAGAATTATTTGCCACTTGTCGGCAGATTTTTGAAAATATAGCCCAATATGAAATGAAGGTGGCAGATTTAAAAGGGCTAAAACAGGGACAATTACGCTTGGCAGTGATTACAACAGCAAAATATTTTATCCCACGCTTGTTAGGGCCGTTTTGCGAACTTTATCCAGGGATTGATATATCTCTACAAGTAACGAATCACGAGCAAATTTTGGAACGGATGAGTCAGAATCTGGACGACTTGTATATTATGAGTCAAGTTCCAGACAATATGGATGTGACTTGTGAACCATTTTTAGAAAACCCTTTGATCGTCTTTGCACCAATTAATCATCCGTTATCTAAGGAAAAGAATATTCCGATCCAACGCCTGTCTAACCAACCTTTTATTATGCGAGAACCAGGTTCAGGAACTCGCCGCGCCGTCCAAAGTCTATTTGAAGAACAAGGGGTGACAGTAAAAGTCAAGTTAGAGTTGGGAAGTAACGAAGCAATTAAACAAGCGATCGCAGGTGGTTTAGGAATTTCGGTTTTATCTCGTCATACTTTACTATCAGATGTCTCCGATTTTAGTATTTTAGATGTCCAACACTTTCCCATTCAGCGAAATTGGTACATGGTTTACCCCGCAGGGAAGCAGCTATCTATCGTCGCTCGTGCCTATTATGACTATCTCCTGGCTGCTGCAAGAAATTTTGTAGATCAAAACGTTGATACTACTTCTAATATGCTTGAACCACTTAATGGATCAAATAATTCGTAA